The region TAAATGAGATGGATATCAGTCAGCTGGTCTACCTTCAGGCCATCGTCAAAGAGACATTACGTTTATATCCACCAGCACCTTTATCAGCACCGCGTGAATTCAGTAAGGATAGCATCATAGGTGGCTAGCATGTCCCAAAAGGCACTCGGCTAATCACCAACATTTGGAAAATCCAAATAGATCTACGTATATGGTCCGATCCATTGGCATTCAAGCCGGAAAGGTTTCTCACCACCCAAAAAGATGTTGATGTTAGGGGCAAACATTTTGAGTTAATTCCATTTGGAAGTGGCAGAAGATCGAGTTTGCCCAGGAATATCTCTTGGCCTTCAAATGGTGCACTTAGCACTGGCTAGTTTCTTACACATGTATGACATCTCAACTCCTTTGAATGCACCGGTTGATATGACTGGCCGGGAGCCCTGGATTAACGAACTTGAAAGCCACTCCACTCGAAGTCCTCATCACACCACACCTACCTTCCAGGCTTTATTGATTAACGACGTCTGTCTAATAGAAGAATTGTAACGATAGGATTCTCATATTATGAATATGCATATTACTAGAATCAATTATAATTGCATATTATTGCAATCTCTTTGTTGTGTCATAATCTTTCCATTATGAAGTGATTCCCGGATTATTATGTAATAATTTTATTCCTAATTTAATAAGTTTCATTCTTgcatataaaaagaatatatatagatGCCGTATATGCATGTTCTTTTTcccgtctttttttttttcttccattcaaATGTAGGAAAAAGGTTATAAGTGACGATGTTTTCCACTCTTGATCTGAATAGAAGAGAGAATTAAGAATCTTTTAAGAATtctttcaaaacacaaaatgagaAGCAACCTATTTAGCTATGTGATATGTTCGAAAATAAGCACAGCATGAAACTTTCAAAGCCTtccaattttgaaaattaaaaagaaaaatgaaaatgaatatcATCTACAACACTGGAAGAGTTTCAATCTTTAAATCAACTGGGATTATTGATGGCAACGATTACTGTGAGGGCATCCCCTTCAAGTAACAGATCTGAAGTTCCATTTGAAACAACTGTGTGCTAAAAAGGGAAAGCCAAGGTATCTTACTTTGGAAGGGATGGTTTGTGAGGTTTAGGATACCCTTAATCGAAGAATATTGATGGAAGGCATGCTGTTCTTGTTGAAAAAACATAGAGGATTTGGCTAATTAAGTTCATTTTTTGTCCATACTACTTGGTGTACGTAAGTGGATAAGCAGGTAAGAATAAGGTTGGCTTCATTGGAGAAGATATGATCATCTGCAAATAGCATGCATGGTTAATTCTCAAGCAAAACACACAATTGCTTTGAGCAATATTTGgaagttacttttttttttttttttgggtgatcaATAAGCTTTTTCATTCAAAAACACAAAGAATACAACTCACACTCCAACAGTTTTAGAAACCAAACTGGAACCAGAACAACAAAAGCTACTACCATACATACCAAGCAACCTGCTACCCTCCCAAACTCAACCTCAACAAAAAGGGAAATCCCCAACAACACACAATCAACAGCAAACCAGCAAATACAAAACAGAACTCTGCTATCCATTCTCTACCAACACACTCAACAGAATGCCCCAATTTCTACAAAATTCGACATTCACTAAGTTGTACCTGAATTTATTTTCCCCCCTTCCCATGATTGTAGAACCAATCTCCCAACAAATGGATAATATTTAGAAGTTCATCATTGGAGGTGATCAATTAGAGGTTCAATCCCTTCTATTTAtacattttcttttcagtttatttgaATATTGAGCATAGAAATTCTCGAGTattccttgttgaatactaaacttaatttttaataacatttatttgagtcttttcttattcttgtcagttactaattaagtgacttgaagaggtcgtgtcttttgagttttcaagagttattttacataGGAGTTGCATGGGAGTTATTTGAGATGTGAATGAATGGAGTTAATGTGAAGAAGTTAGAAGGGtcatttgtatcctataaatatccatgtaagcaagttattttgaattaagttgaataaaagtatacaaagtcatttatcaatttattgtctctcttccttttcattctctctcttagtgtatgtgtggtttccaatttccaacaaactggtatcagagcacagCTTATTGATCCTAGAGAAATGGCCAATTCAACCTTTCCATTTCAATTCCCTCACATTTCCAAAGACAATTTTGATAATTGGTGCATTCGTATGAAGGAATTGCTTGGATCGCAAGATACTTGGGAGATTGTAGAAAAAGGCTACGGTGAGCCTAGTGACGAAGCTCCTTTGAATCCTAATCAAAGAGAGGCTTTGCAGAAACTTCGAAAGAAGGATCAACAAGCTCTCACCCTCATTTATCAATGTTTGGATGAGACTATGTTCGAGAAGGTGGCGAATGCAACCACCTCCAAGCAAGCATGGGAGATTCTCACAAACTCTCATCAAGGAGTTGATAAAGTGAAGAAAGTTCGCCTTCAAACGTTAAGAGGCGAATTTGAAGTTTTGCGAATGAAAGAATCCGAGTTGATTGCGGATTATTTTTCAAGGGTGTTGGCTATAGTAAATCAAATGAAGAGATATGGAGAAAGATTGGAGGATGTTCGTGTCATTGAAAAGATCCTTTGTTCCTTGCAACAAAGATTTGACTATATCGTTGTTGCTATTGaagagtcaaaagatttagaaaCCATGAGTATTGATCAACTCGTGGGATCTCTTCAAGCCCATGAAGAAAGgctcaacaagaagaaagaagagtcaTTGGAACAAGTTCTTGCTACAAAGATTTGTTTCaaagataaagaagaagaacaggaaATGAGTCAAAGGGGACAAGGTCAAGGACGTGGACATGGACGTGGACGAGGCCGTGGCCGTggtagaggaagaggaagaggaagaggaagaggcagACGTAATAGTTTCAATTACGAAGAGAGAGGTCAAGCATCAAGAGGACGAGGACGAGGACGAGGAAATAATTTGAAGCAATGTGGAAGAAGGTATGATAAATATCAAGTCAAATGTTATAATTGCCAAAAATATGGTCATTATGCTTGGGAGTGTAGAAGCCATACTAACAATGTTGAAGAGAAAGTTAATTATGCTGAAAATGAGGAAGCGGAGCCCACTTTGTTGCTAGCTtataaaggagaagaaagaggagagaagaaCTCGTGGTATCTTGATAACGCGGCAAGCAACCATATGTGTGGAGACAAAAACAAGTTTGTGGAGCTTGATAAATCGGTGAGCGGGAATGTTACTTTTGGAGACTTGTCTAAAGTTCCAATAAAAGGGAAAGGTACAATCTTAATTCGCTTGAAAAATGGAGAACATCAATTTATtacaaatgtttattttgttccaagtatgaaaagtaatattttgaGCTTGGGCCAACTCTTGGAAAAAGACTATGAAGTTCATATGAAAAATCGTagtcttttactaagagatgacaAGAAAAATTTGATAGTCAAAGTTCCCATGACAAGCAAtagaatgtttttattaaatattcaaacAAATGTGGCTAAATGTCTCAAGATTTGTTTGAAAGATTCATCTTGGCTTTGGCATTTAAGGTTTGGACATGAAAATTTTGGCAGATTAAAATTGTTGGCACAAAAGAAGATGGTGAATGGCTTCCCTTCCATTAATCAACCGGATCAACTTTGCGAAGGATGTCTTGTTGGTAAACAATTTCGGAAAAGCTTTCCAAAAGAATCTATTACAAGAGCAAATGAGCCGCTTCAACTTGTTCATGCGGATGTTTGTGGACCAATTAAGCTATCTTCATTCGGTAAAAACCGTTACTTCCTTCTTTTCATTGATGACTTTAGTAGAAAAACTTGGGtctattttttgaaggaaaagttTCAAGTCtttgaagttttcaaaaaattcaaagtctTTGTAGAAAAACAAAGTGGTTATTGTATTAAATCCTTGAGATCCGATAGAGGAGGCGAATTCACATCTaatgaatttaaagaattttgtgaAGCAAATGGAATTCGTCGTCCTTTAACGGTTCTGAGATCGCCACAACAAAATTgtgttgttgaaagaaaaaataggacAATTCTCAATATGGCTCGAAACATGTTGAAGACAAAGAGAATGCCTTAAGAATTTTGGGTGGAAGCTGTTGATTGTGCTGTATATCTATCAAACCGTTGTCCTACAAAAAGCGTATGGAACAAAACACCACAAGAAGCATGGAGCGGAAGAAAGCCAAGTGTCTCTCATTTGCGAGTTTTTGGAAGCATTGGCTATACACACGTACCAAATCAAGAGCGGTCCAAGCTTGATGATAAAAGTAAGAGGTATATTTTCATTGGCTATGACTCAAGTTCTAAAGGCTACAAGCTTTACAATCCAAATTCCGGCAAAATGGTGATTAGTAGAGATGtggagtttgatgaagaagatttTTGGGATTGGAGCactcaagaggaagaaaaatatgatttctttccttttcttgaagaagaagaagagtcaaGAAACGAAGAGGTTACTACACCTTCTCcatcaccaacaaattctagtACACCGTCGTCATCATCTTCGAGAGGAAGTTCTCGTGAAATGCCACCACACATGAGACGTCTCCAAGAACTCTATGAGGTAACAGAGAATTTAAATGATGATCTAACTCTTTATTGTCATTTTGCGGATTGTGAACCAATAGGTTTTGAAGAAGCGATGAAAGATGAAAAATGGAGAAATGCTATGGATGAAgaaatcaaagcaattgaaaagGACAACACATGGGAGTTGACGACTattccaaaagaacaaaaacccatTGGAGTGAAGTGGGTGTTCAAGGCAAAGAAGAATGCTAAAGGAGAAATCGAGAGATACAAAGCAAGGTTGGTTGCCAAGGGTTATAGCCAACGACCCGGTATTGATTATGGTGAAGTTTTTGCTCCTGTTGCACGGTTGGAAACCATAAGGATGGTAATTTCTCTTGCGGCTCAAAATAAGTGGAAGatttatcaaatggatgtaaaatcCACTTTCTTGAATGGAATTCTTGAAGAAtaaatttatgttgaacaacCTATGGCCTATGTCATCAAAGGGGATGAGGAGAAAGTCTTGAAGTTGAAAAAGGCGTtgtatggcttaaaacaagcacCAAGGGCATGGAATAGTAGAATTGATAACTACTTTCAAAAGAATGGCTTCACCAAATGTCCTCATGAATATGCTCTTTATGCTAAGGTGTGTGAAAATGGAAATATTTTGCTTGTTTGATTGTATgtggatgatttaatttttacagGCAACAATCCAAGTATGTTCGAGGATTTCAAGAAAGCAATGACTCAAGAATTCGAAATGACAGATATTGGTCTCATGTCCTATTATCTTGGAATTGAAGTAAAGCAAATGGAGAGaggaatttttatttctcaagGAAGTTTCGcaagggaaatgctaaaaaagTTCAAGATGAACAATTGCAAACATGTTAGCACTCCGGTAGAATGTGGGATTAAATTGTCAAAGCatgaagaaggagaaagggTGGATCCAAAAATCTTCAAGAGTTTAGTTGGAAGTTTGAGATATTTGACATGCACAAGGCCGGATATTCTCTATGGAGTTAGGCTTGTTAGTCGCTATATGGAATCACCTACTACAACTCATTTCAAGGCGGCTAAAAGAATTCTTCGCTATGTCAAAGGTACAATTGATTTTGGTCTACTTTATTCATCCTCTAATGAATTTAAACTTGTGGGTTACAGTGATAGTGATTGGGGTGGAGATgtagatgatagaaagagcacaactggatttgttttttatttggggaGTTCGGCATTTACTTGGAGTTCTAAAAAGCAACCAATTGTGACACTTTCAACATGTGAAGCTGAATATTTTGCCGCTACATCAAGTGTTTGTCATGCAATTTGGTTGAGGAAATTGTTGAAAGAGCTACACATGCCACAAGAGGATGCTAcggaaatttttgttgacaacaAGTCGGCAATTGCATTGGCGAAAAATCCGGTATTCCATGATCGGAGCAAACACATCGACACAAGGTATCATTTTATTAGAGAGTGCATTGTCAAGAAGGAGGTACAACTCAAGTTTGTGAAGACTCACGATCAAGTtgcggatatttttacaaagctcctaaagaatgagatttttagcAAGCTACGAGCATTACTTGGAGTCACTGgaaattaagtttaaaaggGGATGTTGAATactaaacttaatttttaataacatttatttgagtctgttcttattcttgtaagttactaattaagtgacttgaagaggttgtgtcttttgagttttcaagagttattttacataggagttacatgggagttatttgagatgtaaatgaatggagttaatgtgaagaagttagaagggtcatttgtatcctataaatatccatgtaagcaagttattttgaattaagttgaataaaagtatacaaagtcctctatcaatttattgtctctcttccttttcattctctctcttagtgTATGTGTGGTTTCCAATTTCCAACATTCCTATCATAtgattttattcatcaaaatatGCTGTAACTTTGCTTTACATAATTCGTTGGTAAATAAGCTAGGGCCAATTTGCAGGACACTAAAAGTTTAATGttttaatatggaaattacaacGCCTACATGGTAAGGGGATTCTCTTCCGGCCACCTTCATTGTGTTGGCaaatacaaactaaaaaaaattaatattcgcAACCTGACTAGCTGACCCTCCCAAGGGAGATTTT is a window of Alnus glutinosa chromosome 4, dhAlnGlut1.1, whole genome shotgun sequence DNA encoding:
- the LOC133865676 gene encoding uncharacterized mitochondrial protein AtMg00810-like, which codes for MAYVIKGDEEKVLKLKKALYGLKQAPRAWNSRIDNYFQKNGFTKCNNPSMFEDFKKAMTQEFEMTDIGLMSYYLGIEVKQMERGIFISQGSFAREMLKKFKMNNCKHVSTPVECGIKLSKHEEGERVDPKIFKSLVGSLRYLTCTRPDILYGVRLVSRYMESPTTTHFKAAKRILRYVKGTIDFGLLYSSSNEFKLVGYSDSDWGGDVDDRKSTTGFVFYLGSSAFTWSSKKQPIVTLSTCEAEYFAATSSVCHAIWLRKLLKELHMPQEDATEIFVDNKSAIALAKNPVFHDRSKHIDTRYHFIRECIVKKEVQLKFVKTHDQVADIFTKLLKNEIFSKLRALLGVTGN